A part of Syngnathoides biaculeatus isolate LvHL_M chromosome 21, ASM1980259v1, whole genome shotgun sequence genomic DNA contains:
- the gal3st4 gene encoding LOW QUALITY PROTEIN: galactose-3-O-sulfotransferase 4 (The sequence of the model RefSeq protein was modified relative to this genomic sequence to represent the inferred CDS: inserted 2 bases in 1 codon) produces MLFKRRARMLRALACGRLGPLWMWKALLLCVAVAFAGQLLGIFLSKSSVHPAAASIFSSPEGRGPSLGPCRPHTHVMFLKTHKTASSTVLNMLYRFGEDHGLRFALPPGYQLGYPLPFSAHRVKGYRGPRVVEFHVMGNHXRFQKAEVEKVMPADTFYFSIVRDPAALAESSFAYYKEVAPAFRKAKSLGDFADDPSKYYDPRARNNHYARNLLWFDFGMDHNANFSAALAHRGEVFVRQTFKLVLLSEFFDQSMILLRHALCWPLDSVVSFSLNARQRKLDGISGAAPSDGRAGSNRGGRSPPNLILTEEQREKLRRWNALDWHLYRAFNRTFWEEAEAFGKERMEREVALLRSRREALAGACLRNSGEPVEAHRIRDKAIRPFQSGPAKILGYELQPGLDNGTAAACLRLIRPEIQYKDALDAKQFPRPQSARAPPQPQSPGLASDGSFFKQDPSGPREKGRRPGGRTGEEGPRDHDGGQSMSWNRNDSAGRTRKREAV; encoded by the exons CAGCGTCCACCCGGCCGCCGCCTCCATCTTCTCGTCCCCTGAGGGCCGGGGGCCGTCTCTGGGCCCCTGCCGCCCGCACACCCACGTCATGTTCCTCAAGACGCACAAGACTGCCAGCAGCACGGTGCTCAACATGCTGTACCGCTTCGGGGAGGACCACGGCCTGCGCTTCGCCCTGCCGCCGGGCTACCAGCTGGGCTACCCGCTGCCCTTCAGCGCCCACCGTGTCAAGGGCTACCGGGGCCCCCGCGTGGTGGAGTTCCACGTCATGGGCAATCA GAGATTTCAGAAAGCCGAG GTGGAGAAGGTGATGCCCGCAGACACATTCTACTTCTCCATCGTCAGGGACCCCGCGGCTCTCGCCGAGTCGTCCTTCGCGTACTACAAAGAGGTGGCGCCCGCCTTCCGGAAAGCCAAAAGCTTGGGCGACTTTGCGGATGACCCCAGCAAGTACTACGACCCCCGCGCCCGCAACAACCACTACGCCCGCAACTTGCTGTGGTTCGACTTCGGCATGGACCACAACGCCAACTTCTCTGCGGCTCTGGCGCACCGTGGCGAGGTCTTCGTACGCCAGACCTTCAAGTTGGTGCTGTTGTCAGAGTTCTTCGACCAGTCCATGATCCTCCTGCGCCACGCCCTGTGTTGGCCTCTGGACTCTGTTGTGTCGTTCAGCCTCAACGCACGGCAGCGCAAGCTGGACGGCATCAGCGGCGCCGCTCCAAGCGATGGGCGGGCCGGCAGCAATCGGGGCGGACGCTCCCCGCCCAATCTGATCCTCACTGAGGAGCAGCGGGAGAAGCTGCGCCGGTGGAACGCCTTGGACTGGCACTTGTATCGAGCCTTCAACCGGACCTTCTGGGAGGAAGCGGAGGCGTTCGGCAAAGAGCGAATGGAGCGGGAAGTGGCGCTCTTGCGGAGTCGGCGTGAGGCCCTGGCCGGGGCCTGCCTGCGCAACAGCGGCGAGCCCGTAGAGGCCCACCGCATCCGAGACAAAGCAATCAGGCCCTTCCAGAGCGGCCCGGCCAAGATTCTGGGCTACGAACTGCAGCCGGGCCTGGACAACGGCACCGCGGCGGCATGCCTGAGGCTGATCCGCCCCGAGATCCAGTACAAAGACGCGCTGGACGCCAAGCAGTTCCCACGGCCGCAGTCGGCTCGAGCCCCGCCGCAGCCGCAGAGCCCCGGGCTGGCCTCTGACGGCTCGTTTTTCAAACAAGACCCGTCCGGGCCACGGGAGAAGGGACGCCGCCCCGGGGGCAGGACCGGGGAAGAGGGGCCACGGGACCACGACGGCGGTCAGTCAATGAGCTGGAACCGCAATGATTCCGCAGGGAGGACGAGGAAGCGGGAAGCCGTTTGA